In Brachyspira hampsonii, the following are encoded in one genomic region:
- a CDS encoding phosphatase PAP2 family protein — translation MDIINIFDKSIIEFAHSLHNNYNILDMFFSSITYLGESIPLMIFTIILIFIKRTRVCGINMAVSLFISVLIGAIILKPLIARERPFTEPIYQEYWIAVGKHIETSFSCPSSHTTASFAVLFPIFLYFNKKYSFIAVLIAVLIGFSRVYLVVHYPSDVVFGAFIGITVSCLTYFIFNKLNIEYRLNQIAIINKFDNP, via the coding sequence ATGGACATAATAAATATATTTGATAAAAGTATAATAGAGTTTGCTCATAGTTTACATAATAATTACAATATACTAGATATGTTTTTTTCATCAATAACATATTTAGGAGAATCAATTCCTTTGATGATATTTACAATCATATTAATATTTATAAAAAGAACTAGAGTTTGTGGTATTAATATGGCTGTAAGTTTATTTATATCTGTACTTATAGGAGCTATTATATTAAAACCATTAATAGCAAGAGAAAGACCTTTTACAGAGCCAATTTATCAAGAATATTGGATTGCTGTTGGAAAGCATATTGAAACCTCTTTTTCTTGTCCTTCTTCTCATACTACTGCATCATTTGCTGTTCTTTTTCCTATTTTTCTTTATTTTAATAAAAAATATAGTTTTATAGCAGTATTGATTGCTGTATTAATAGGTTTTTCAAGAGTTTATTTAGTAGTTCATTATCCTAGTGATGTAGTATTTGGGGCATTCATTGGAATAACTGTATCTTGTTTGACATATTTTATTTTTAATAAATTAAATATTGAATACAGGCTAAATCAAATTGCAATTATAAATAAATTTGATAATCCATAA